In a single window of the Oryctolagus cuniculus chromosome 9, mOryCun1.1, whole genome shotgun sequence genome:
- the LOC127487173 gene encoding cyclin-A1, with product MRKQPDITEGMRTILVDWLVEVGEEYKLRAETLYLAVNFLDRFLSCMSVLRGKLQLVGTAAILLASKYEEIYPPKVDEFVYITDDTYTKRQLLRMEHLLLKVLAFDLTVPTTNQFLLQYMRHQGVCIRTENLAKYVAELSLLEADPFLKYLPSLIAAAAYCLANYTVNRHFWVRLLLLSWVRFRACLNLFNDWPGIDRVCLLGK from the exons ATGAGGAAGCAGCCAGACATCACAGAAGGCATGCGTACGATTCTGGTGGACTGGCTTGTGGAGGTTGGCGAGGAGTATAAACTTCGAGCAGAGACCCTGTATCTGGCTGTCAACTTCCTGGACAGGTTTCTGTCCTGCATGTCTGTCCTCAGGGGGAAATTACAGCTCGTGGGAACAGCAGCTATTCTCCTGGCCTC GAAATACGAAGAGATATATCCGCCCAAAGTAGACGAGTTTGTCTATATTACCGATGACACGTACACAAAACGACAACTGCTAAGAATGGAACACCTACTCCTGAAAGTCCTGGCTTTTGATCTGACAGTGCCAACCACCAACCAGTTTCTCCTGCAATACATGAGGCATCAGGGAGTGTGCATCAGAACTGAGAACCTGGCCAAG TATGTAGCAGAACTGAGTCTACTCGAAGCTGACCCATTCTTGAAATATCTTCCTTCACTGATAGCTGCAGCAGCTTACTGCCTGGCAAACTATACTGTGAACAGGCACTTCTGGGTAAGACTCCTTCTTCTCTCATGGGTGAGATTCAGGGCCTGTCTAAATCTGTTTAATGACTGGCCAGGTATAGATCGGGTTTGTCTCTTAGGAAAGTAA
- the LOC100340442 gene encoding large ribosomal subunit protein uL16-like: MVFFLRHATKNPGVAMGRRPGRCYRYFKNKPYPKSRFCRGVPDAKIRIFDLGRKKAKVDEFPLCGHMVSDEYEQLSSEALEAARICANKYMVKSCGKDGFHIRVRLHPFHVIRINKMLSCAGADRLQTGMRGAFGKPQGTVARVHIGQVIMSIRTKLQNKEHVVEALRRAKFKFPGRQKIHISKKWGFTKFNADEFEDMVAEKRLIPDGCGVKYIPNRGPLDKWRALHS; this comes from the coding sequence atggtctttttccttcgGCACGCCACCAAAAACCCTGGTGTCGCCATGGGCCGCCGCCCCGGCCGGTGTTACCGGTATTTTAAGAACAAGCCGTACCCTAAGTCTCGCTTCTGCCGAGGTGTCCCTGATGCCAAGATCCGCATCTTTGATCTGGGCCGGAAGAAGGCAAAAGTGGATGAGTTTCCACTGTGTGGCCACATGGTGTCGGATGAATATGAGCAGCTCTCTTCTGAAGCCCTGGAGGCTGCCCGTATTTGTGCCAACAAATACATGGTAAAAAGCTGTGGCAAAGATGGCTTTCATATCCGAGTGCGGCTCCACCCCTTCCATGTCATCCGAATCAACAAGATGTTGTCCTGTGCTGGTGCTGACAGGCTGCAGACAGGTATGCGGGGTGCTTTTGGAAAGCCCCAAGGCACAGTAGCCAGAGTTCACATTGGCCAAGTCATCATGTCCATCCGCACCAAGCTGCAGAACAAGGAACATGTGGTTGAGGCCCTACGCAGGGCCAAGTTCAAGTTCCCTGGCCGCCAGAAGATCCACATCTCAAAGAAGTGGGGCTTTACCAAGTTTAACGCGGATGAATTTGAAGACATGGTGGCGGAGAAGCGGCTCATCCCGGACGGCTGCGGGGTCAAGTACATCCCCAATCGTGGCCCCCTGGACAAGTGGCGGGCCCTCCACTCATGA